The DNA region TTTGACCTGGAGCCCCTCGCCCGACAAGGTGACGGATTCCGTTCTTTTCACCGCCGCCCGGATGCTGGGGAAATCGGCGGGCGAATGCCTTGAGGATATGGGCGCCTGGTTGACCCGGCAGGAGGAAATCCGTCGCCTGCTGCGCTTCAGCGGCCCGGATTATCGGGAATTCCTGGAATCCCTGCGCGAACTGCCTGGTCGCATCGGCCTTGTCATCCCCGACCTGGAGATTCCGGCGCTGTCGGTCACCCACGAAGGCGAAGGGCATTACTGCATCCGGCCCAAGGCGCATCACCCGCGCCTGTTGCAGGTCACCGCCGGGATCATTCGCGGCATGGCCGACGACTATGGCGCGCTGGCGCTGATCGCGGCGCAGCGGGACCGTGTCACTGTCGAGATCGCGCTGCACGATTTCGCCCACCGCCGTCGCTTCAGCCTCACCCCCGACGCAGCCAGGGCCTGATCCATGCAATTCGATATCCGAGATCTGGTCGACCTCCTGCCGATGCATGTCTGCCTGGACCGCAGCGGCAAGATACTCTCCAGCGGCAGAACCATCGCCCGAATCCTGGGCGGGCACGCGCGCATGTCCGACGCCTTCGTCCATATCGGCCGCGACGGGCAGGAGACCGCGCCGGAGGACATGCTGGCGCGGATCGCTTCGGGCCGGCGGGTGTTCCTGAACCTGCGCGCGCGCGAAGACATCTACCTGCGCGGCCACGGCGTCCCCAGCCGGGGCGGTTGCCTGCTGCTGAACCTGGGCTTCGGCGTCTCGCTTTCCCCGGCGATTCGGGCCTTCGATCTGACCGATTCCGATTTTTCCCCCGCCGATCTGGCGATGGAATTCCTGTTCCTGCACGAGGCCAACAAAGCCGCGCTGTCGGAACTGTCGCGCGTCAACAAGAGCCTGAAGGCGGCGCGCGAGGACGCACAGCTGATGTCGATCACCGACCCGCTGACGGGGGTTTTGAACCGCCGCGGTTTCGATCTTGCCTTTTCGCGGGCGATGGAACAGCGGGAAAAAACGCCTTTTGCATTGATCCATCTGGATCTCGATCATTTCAAGCAAGTGAACGACCGGTTCGGTCACGCCGCCGGCGACCGCATCCTGCAACAGGCCGCCGAGGCCATTCGGGCCGAGATCCGGGCCAGCGACAAGCTCTGCCGCGCGGGTGGGGACGAGTTCCTGATCCTGATGTTCTCGACGACCTGCCATGCGGCGATCCAGAGCGCCTGCCACCGCATCATCCGGCGCATCGAGACGATGGAGACGGGCTGCGAGTCCTCGGGCGTCTCGGCAAGCATCGGCATCGCGATCTGCCCGCCCGGCCTTGCGGCCGGAACATTCGACCTGTTCGAGCGCGCGGACGCCGCGCTCTATCAGGCCAAGGACACAGGCCGTGGCCGTGTCAGGACCTGGGAGGAACTGGAATGACTGGTAGGGCGCCGTTCCTGTGCAGAACTCTTAGCGCCGAACGCCGCCGGTTTTCCGATTGAAGCGGCGACCAGCGTTCGCAGCAATTCCGACTTCGATCCCATGAGGCGAACCTCGTCGTTGGCAACCTCGACACGCCGCGCCAGCGCGCGTAGGTGGGCGCGGCGGAAGCCTCCACCGGCGATGCGTATCCGTTAGCGAGCCTTACAGGCGAACCCCGTAAGCATGTCGGGAGTGACGCCCTGATTGCCTGAACTATCTAGCATGTGTTGCGTGCGCTCCGCGTGGGCGGCTTGACCTCGCAACGCCTTGAGGCTTTTGAGGCCCTGTTTCACGGCACGCTTTCAGGCCGAGCTTGCCCTTTCGCCAGCCGAGGTCAGCCGCCGGGTTGCCTGACGGGGCTGCCGAGGGCCGTGAGCCGGTCCAGGACGGCGATGCGGGTTTGGAGCGCAGCGGCCTGGCAACCGAGGTCTCGGGCCATGCGCTTCTGGCCGAGCAGTTCATGCAGTTCATCCCGGCCTCGGCCCGGCTTCTGCGGCGAGGCCCGCTCCAGCGCCGCCGGATGCTTCGGCCGACGCGCTTGGTGGCGCGCAGGCCCTTGTTCCTGCCTGCCGCCCCCGGGGCTGTCTTTCTTCCACGGCGGGGCATGGCGCCGCAGCGGTTCAACCGCATCCGCGCCCCGGTTCGCGATGGCGTCGCAGGCCCCGTCCGCGGTGGCCGCGCTGGCCGGGGCGACTTCAGGGATCCGGGCGAGCAGATCGGGCAACACGGGCGCATCGCGCAGGCCGCTGTCGGCGATCTCGACGGCACGCACATCCGGAGCTGCCTCGTCCATGGCCAGGTGTAACTGGCGCCAACCCCCGCCTGCGCGCGCCACCATGCTTGCGGGCAATGCCATTCGCCCCGCCGCGGACCGCGATGCCCGTGCCGTCCACGAGCCGGTGCAGAGCGCCGCCGCCACGGCAAGGCGACGGCACGGCCAACGTCTTCTGCCGCCGGCAGCGCGTCGAGAAGTCCGGCGCCGGCCAGTCGAGGCCGGCCTGCTTCGGAAGGCTTGCGACGAAGCCCCCGCGCCATGGTCACGCGGGGCCTGGGGCGTTCCCCGGCTCGATCCGGCGAAGCGGCAGGCGGAAAAGGATCGCAGCGGGATCGCGGGACCGCTGCAGATCGGCCGGCCGCCACGCTTGCCTGATGACGCGTGCCAAGACATCGACGGGTCGAGCCAGGCGGCCGGCGACCCACGCTCACGCCGCGAAGCATGGCAGGCGGAGCGGTTCAGGGTGCGGCAGCGGGTCGGGGCAGGCTTGGACATGCCGCCCCGGCTATGCTGATGGACCCGCAATGGGAAACCTCGGCCAGGCTTCGGGAAAAAAAGCCCCGGCACTGACCGGGGCTTTTGCGTCTGCGCCGACCCTACAGCTTGTCGGCGTTCCGCTGGCGCATCATGAAGGTGTCGTAATTGTATTCCGCGATCTGGGTCCAGGTATAGTAATCGTGCCGGAACGCCTTGATCGAATCCCAGATCTTCTTGAAGCCGGGGTTCGAGGCTTCAAGCTCGGCATAGACCGTATTCGAGGTCTCGAAACAGGCTTCCAGGATCTCGGGCGAGAAGGGGCGAAGCTGCGCGCCCTCGGCCACGAGTTGCTTGATCGCGGTCGGGTTCTTGTAGTCGTATTTCTGCAGCATGTCGGCGTCGATGCCCTGGCAGATCGACTTCAGAAGCGACTTGTAGATGTCCGGCAGCCCCTCCCAGGAGGCCTTGTTGAACATGAAATGGACCATCGGGCCGCCTTCCCACCAGCCGGGGTAATAGTAGTAGGGCGCGACCTTGACGAAGCCCAGCTTCTGGTCGTCATAGGGGCCGACGAATTCGGTAGCGTCCAGCGTGCCCTTTTCCAGCGC from Paracoccus aminovorans includes:
- a CDS encoding heme NO-binding domain-containing protein, yielding MHGLVNRSIEGFLRASYGQETWTAIADAAGVDPEGFLTWSPSPDKVTDSVLFTAARMLGKSAGECLEDMGAWLTRQEEIRRLLRFSGPDYREFLESLRELPGRIGLVIPDLEIPALSVTHEGEGHYCIRPKAHHPRLLQVTAGIIRGMADDYGALALIAAQRDRVTVEIALHDFAHRRRFSLTPDAARA
- a CDS encoding GGDEF domain-containing protein, translating into MQFDIRDLVDLLPMHVCLDRSGKILSSGRTIARILGGHARMSDAFVHIGRDGQETAPEDMLARIASGRRVFLNLRAREDIYLRGHGVPSRGGCLLLNLGFGVSLSPAIRAFDLTDSDFSPADLAMEFLFLHEANKAALSELSRVNKSLKAAREDAQLMSITDPLTGVLNRRGFDLAFSRAMEQREKTPFALIHLDLDHFKQVNDRFGHAAGDRILQQAAEAIRAEIRASDKLCRAGGDEFLILMFSTTCHAAIQSACHRIIRRIETMETGCESSGVSASIGIAICPPGLAAGTFDLFERADAALYQAKDTGRGRVRTWEELE